GGGTCGGCGCGGTGTCGGCGCAGGGATCGGCAAGGCCGATATGTTCACACAGAAAACAAAGCGTGGGAGCGGCGGCGGTGCGGCGAGCCGCGAGAATCGCCCCGTGCAGATCGATCACCACCACCCGGATGTCTTTTCGCTGCCCGGCTTTCGCAGCCCCGAGGCCTGTGCCGCGCTGATCCTGGCCGCCGAGGCGCAGGGCTTCGCTGCGGCCGGCGTGCAGACCGCGCAGGGCGTGCGAATGATGAGCCACATCCGCAACAACGACCGCCTGCTGTACCCCTCGCCTGCCTGGGCGGCCGCGTTCTGGGAAGATCTGCGGCGGCTGCCGCTGCCTGTCATCGACGGGCAGGTGGCGCAGGGAGTCTCGGAGCAGTTCCGCTTCTACCGCTACCTGCCCGGCCAGCGCTTCAAGATGCACAAGGACGGCCGGTTGCGCGAACGCGGGCTGGAGAGCCGGCTGACCTTCCTGCTCTACCTGAATGACGGTTTCTCCGGCGGCGAGACCGACTTCCGCGAGTTCCAGGTGGCGCCGGCCGTCGGCACCGCGCTGCTGTTCGTGCACGAGACCTGGCACGAGGGCCGCGCCCTCACCGCCGGCAGCAAGTACGTGCTGCGCTCGGACCTGCTGTACGGGCCGGCGGGCTGAGCCCCGGCCGCGAGGGCGGGCCGCACCGCGGCCGCCGCCGCTACTCGCCGCGGCCTTGCCGGAAGCGCAGCACGTCCAGCTGCGACACCGGTGCCGCCTGGTTGCCCCAGGACTGGCGGATGTAGGTCAGCACCGATGCGATCTCGGCGTCGTCCAGCACATGGGTGAAGGGCGGCATGCCGTAGGGGCGCGGGTTGCTCGCGGTGGACGGCGCGAAGCCGCCGTGCAGCACCACCTGGATCAGGTTGGCCGGCGTGCCGAGCGTGACGGCCCGGTTGCCCGACAGCGCCGGGTAGGCCCGCGGCGCGCCCTCGCCCGAGGCGCCATGGCACTGCAGGCACTGCGCCTCGTAGATCTTGCCGCCGCGCGCCAGCTCGGCCGGCTCCGCGGCAGCCACGCTGGCCGGCGGGCGGGCCGGAGCCTGCGGCAGCTCCTTCAGGAAGACCGCGACCGCCCGCAGGTCGGCCGCCGACAGGTGCTGGGTGCTGCTGTAGACCACCTCGGCCATCGGCCCCATGGCGGAGCCGTGCGGCGACACGCCGCTTTGCAGCAGCGCCACCACGTCTTCCACCGGCCAGCTGGCCACGCCTGCCTCGCCGGCGTCGCTCAGCGAAGGGGCGTACCAGTTCTGCATCGGGATCAGGCCACCGCTGAGCTCCAGGCGCTCGCTGGTGGCGCCGAACACGTTGCGGGCCGCATGGCAGGCGTTGCAATGGCCCAGTCCGCGCACCAGGTAGGCGCCGCGGTTCCATTGCGCCGAGCGTTGCGGCTCGGGCTGGTAGCTGCCCGGGCGGAAGAACATCACCCGCCATGCCGCCAGTGCGAGCTGGCTGTCGAACGGGAAGCGCAGCTGGTGGGCGGGCGTCGGCTGGGCCACCGGCGGCAGGCTTTTCAGGTAGGCGAACAGGGCGTCGCTGTCCTCGCGCGTGACGGTGGTGTAGTTGGGGTAGGGAAAGGCGGGGTAGAGCAGCCGGCCGTCGCGCGAGCGGCCGTGGTGCATCGCGCGCCAGAACTCGGCGGCATTCCACGACCCGAGGCCGGTGCGGGCGTCGGGCGTCAGGTTGCTGGCATAGAGGGTGCCGAAGGGCGTCTCGATGGCGCGGCCGCCGGCATAGGGGGCGCCGCCGCGGGCGGTGTGGCAGGCGATGCAGTTGCCGGCGCGCGCCAGGTAGGCGCCGCGCTGCACCAGCGCCGCGTCGCCGGTGCCGGCGGCAGCCGTCGGCCCGGCTTCCAGTGCCTCTTCGTCGTGGACATGCAGCAGGGTCACGGCCAGGCCGAGGGCCAGCAGCACAAGCAGCAGGAGGAACAGGATCCGCAGCGTCTTCTTCATGCTGCGCTCCTCACTGTGCGCCCACGCCGCCGCAGGCGACCGGCAGCGCTTGGGGCAGGGCCGCCACCGGCTTTGCATCGGCCGGCACTGGCTGGGAGGACAGCCAGGTCGAGACGGCGGCGATGTCCTCGGGCGTCAGCTGGCTGGCGATCTTGGCCATGCAGTCGGGCGCATGGGCGCGCCGCTGCGCGTTCTTCCAGGCGCCCAGCTGGCCGTTGAGGTAGTCGCGTGGCACTCCCAGCAACCCGGGAATGGACGGCTTGACGCCAGTGAGCGCGTTGCCATGGCAGGCCACGCAGGCCGGCAGCTGGCGGGCCGGGTCGCCCTGCTGCACCAGCCGGCGGCCATGCTCGAGCTGGGCCGCCGGTGCGCCGCTGGTCTGCGGCGGCGGGTAGGGCAGGTCGAGCGAGGCGAAGTGCTGCGCGATCTCCATCAGGTAGGCGTCGGACAGGTGCTCCACCAGGTAGGTCATCAGCGGGTAATGGCGGCGGCCTTCGCGGAAGTTGACCAGCTGGTTGTACAGGTAGCCGGCCGGCTTGCCGGCAATGCGCGGGAAGTAACCCTGGTTGGTGGCCCGCCCCTCCTTGCCATGGCAGGTGGTGCAGGCGGCGGCACGTTGGGCGATGGTGTCAGGCACCTGGCCGGGCGCCGCCGCAGGCGCGGCGCCGGCCGGCGACATCGACAGCAGGCCGGCCGACAGGCCGCCGGCAAGGCGCAACAGAAGTGGAGCGGGCATCGTGGGCAGCAGGGTGGGTTCAGGCGGGCACCAGGCAGCGCGCTGGCCGGGCCTGGCGAGGCGGCGATGTTACTCCGGGCGCCGGCCGGTGCAGGCGCTGCCGCACGGGGTGGCCGGTCATGCGGGCGCCGAGGTGCGGGCCAGCCAGTCGAACAGGGCCGGCCACAGGCGGCGGTGGGCGCTCTCGCCGGTCAGGCTGCCGACATGCTGCAGCAGCACGTCGGGATCGCCGTCGTACGACAGCACCAGCTTGTCGGCGCTCGATGCGGCATGGTGGAAGGCCAGCCCGGAGGCGGGCGGGATCGCGTCGGCCCGCGGGTCCACCACGGTGGCGAGCGGGGCCCGCAGGTCGGCCGGCCGCACCCGCTGGCCGAGCAGCTCCAGCTCGCCCCGCATCAGCCGGTCCTGCCGGTAGAGGCCGTCCACCACTTCGGCGAACAGCCGGCCGGGCAGCGCTAATTCGTCCAGGCTCCAGCGCAGCGCCATCAGGTAGGTGCGCAGCGCCTCGCCGCCGCGGGCGGCGGCCGCGAGGCCGGCGGCCCGCCGCTGCCAGATGAATTCCTTCGGCGAGGCCAGCACCGCGGCGGCGTTCAGCACGCTGCCCGGCACCCGGCCCAGCGCGGCGGCCATCGGCGTGGCGCTGGGCGTGGCCTGCAGCAGCGGCGCAAAGGCCCCGGCGTCCTGGGCGAAATGCAGCGGTGCTTCGAGCAGCACCAGCGCGCGCAGCCGGTCGGGGTGGCGGGTGGCATGCAGCGCCGCCAAGGTGCCGCCCAGCGAATGGCCGGCCAGGTGGGGCACCTGGCCGGTGGCCGCCTCGATGGTGTCGACGCAGCGGGCCAGGTGGGACACGTAGCGGTCCAGCCCGTCCTCTGGCGAGGCTTCGGTCCACTCGGACAGCCAGACGTCGAGCCCGCGGCGCTGCGCATGGGCCACCACGCTGCAGCCGGGGTGCAGGTCCCAGATGTAGTGCCGCTTGATCGGCGCCGGCACCAGCAGCAGGGCCGCGCCGCCGGCACCGTTCGCCGGGTAGCGGCGCAGGCGCAGGCCCGGCTCGTTCAGCACGTCGGTGCTGGGGGTCTGGCGGGGTGCCAGGCCGGCGGCGTCCAGGCCCAGGCCGGTCCAGCGGCGCAGGTCGTCCAGCGCGTGCCAGGGGGTGATGCCGATCATGGTCGGCCTTGCGTGCAGGCGCCCGGCATGGCGATGGCCTGGCCTCAGCGCCGGCGTTGCAGGTAGAGCGCCAGCGCAGTGCCGGCCAGCAGCAGCACGCCGGCCGCCGGCACCGCCCGGCGCAGGGCCGGCGAGCGGAAGCCGCCGTAGATGCCACCGCCCTGCGGCGGCGGCTCGAACAGGTTGCCGTGCGTGCGCGGCACCGGCTGGGCCCGGCGGAAGTAGGACTCGGTGAGCCGGCCCATCATCCAGGTGGTGAGGCCGGGCGCGAGGAAGTGGCCGAGCCGGATCACGGTGGCCGCGCCGCCCACCGTCACCGAGCGGCGCGGGCGGCGCGCCAGCGACACCATCGCATTGGCCACCCGCTGTGGGTCGTAGAGCGGCGGCAGCGGCTTGATGAGCTTGCCGATGTAGTTGGCGCCATGGCGCAGCCCCGGCGTGTCGATGAAGGCCGGGAAGACATCGCAGACGTGGATGCCGGGCCAGCGGGTCAGCTCGCCGCGCAGCGCTTCGGAAAAGCCGCGCAGGCCGAACTTGCTGGCGCTGTAGGCCACCGCGTAAGGCGCCGGCGCCCAGCCGCCGACCGAGATGGTGTTGATCAGCACCCCCGAGCGCTGCGACTGGAAATAGGGCAGCACCGCATGCGCGCCATGCAGGTGGCCGATGAGGTTGGTACGGATGACCTGCTCGTGGGCTTCTGCCGGTGTGTCGGTGAACGGCCCGACGGCGCCGACGCCGGCATTGTTGATCCACACGTCGATGGCGCCGAAGCGGGCGAAGGCGGACTCGGCGAGGTCGTGCATCGCGTCGGCGCTGGTCACGTCGGTCGGCACCACCAGCGTCTCGACGCCGAAGGGCTCGCATTCGGCGGCCACCTCGCGCAGGGCCGCATCGCGGCGCGAGGCGAGCACGAGGTTGGCACCCGCGCGGGCGAAGGCGATGGCCGCCGCCCGCCCGATGCCGCTGGAAGCGCCCGTCAGCACCACCGTGGCGCCGCGCAGATCACGCTCTTGCATTGTTGACCTCCTGGAAGGGACAGTAGAAGCGGGGCCGGCAAGGCCCGTGCCTGTCGCGTGCCGCCCACACCGCCCCGCGGCGGCGACGCGCCCTACAGCGTCTGCACCTTGCAGAGCCCGCTGACCAGGTCGCGGATGCGGGGCGAGACGTTCTGCGACGGCGCCTGGTCATCCGGAAAATGCCGGGCCGAGGCAGGCAACAGATGCACCCGCACATCGGCCAGCTGCAGCGCCGAGCCGTCCTCCCTCTCGAGGAAGTCGAAGCCCATGTCCCGGCCGTCCATCAACGTCACCGCGCCGTCGCCGACCACCTCGAGGCCGCGTCCGCCATGCACCACCAGCGCGGTGTTCTCGTCGATGCCGACGCCGACCAGCTTGGGGTTGTGGGCCACCGCGGCCAGCAGCCGGCCCAGGCGCTGGCGCTCGGAGAAATGCTGGTCGATGACGGCATCGGCCACGAAGCCGAGGCCGACGCCCAGGCAGGCGGCCTCGCGCTCGGGGTGCACGTCGGCGGCGCTGCGCGAGAGCATGTGCTCCGACAGGGCCGAGGCGCCGGCGCTGGTGCCGCCCACGCACAGCCCCTGCTCGGCATAGGCATTGCGCATGGTCTTGCAGAGCTCGGTGCCGCCGAGCAGCGCCAGCAGGCGCTTCTGGTCGCCGCCCGTCATGAAGACGCCGCCGGCCGCCTCGACCTTGGCCGCCAAGGCAGCCTGGTCGGCATCTTCACGGGTGAGGATCTTCACATGTTCGCAGTCCTGCACACCCAGCTCGCCGAAGGCCTCACGGTAGGTCTTCCACATCTCTTCCGGCTCGGTGCTGGCAGCGGTGATGACGAGCACCTTGCCGTGGCCGGCAAGGTCGACAAAACGTTGCAGGATGGACTTGCTCTCGGTGCGATCTTCGGCACCGCCGATGATGACCAGGTGGCCGGCCGGGGACGATGGGCTGGATGTCATGCAGCTGCTCCGCTGTGGCAACGAGCCTTTCCAGCAATCGCCGCGCCAGCGGCGGCACGCCGCTTGCGGCGCTGCTTCATCGAAAGGCTTTCCCGACATGAACGACTCGTCTCCCCTGCACGACTGCCTCATCATCGGCGCCGGCCCGGCCGGCCTGATGGCGGGCATTTATCTGCGCCGCTTCCACCGCGACGTGCGCATCCTCGATGCCGGCGCGAGCCGCGCCAAGCGCATCCCGACCTCACACAACTGCCCCGGATTTCCGGATGGGGTGAGCGGCCATGAGCTGCTGCAGCGGCTGCGGCAGCAGCTCGAGGGCTGCGGTGGCTGCGTCGAGTCCGGCCAGGTGCAGCAACTGCGGCGCGATGCGGGCGACGGCGTGTTCACCGCCCAGGCCGGTGCGCGGGTGTGGCGCAGCCGCAGCGTGGTGCTGGCCACCGGGGTGGTGGACGTCGAGCCGCAGCTGCCGGGCATCGACGCGCTGCGCGGGCGGGCCCTGCTGCGCTATTGCCCGATCTGTGACGGCTTCGAGTTCAGCGGCCAGCGCATCGGTGTGGTCGGCCGCGGCCGGCATGGCGCGCGCGAGGCGCTGTTCGTGCGCAACTACAGCGCGCGCGTCACGCTGCTGTGCCTGCAACCCGGCGACCGGCCGGATGCCGAAGCGCTCGGCTGGCTGCAGGAGGCCCAGGTGCGGGTGCTGGACGGGCCCTTCACCGGTGTGGAGGAGAGCGCCGAAGGCGCGGCCACGGCGGTGGCCGAGGACGGCCAGCGCCACGGCTTCGACGTG
This genomic stretch from Eleftheria terrae harbors:
- a CDS encoding 2OG-Fe(II) oxygenase, whose product is MQIDHHHPDVFSLPGFRSPEACAALILAAEAQGFAAAGVQTAQGVRMMSHIRNNDRLLYPSPAWAAAFWEDLRRLPLPVIDGQVAQGVSEQFRFYRYLPGQRFKMHKDGRLRERGLESRLTFLLYLNDGFSGGETDFREFQVAPAVGTALLFVHETWHEGRALTAGSKYVLRSDLLYGPAG
- a CDS encoding cytochrome c, translated to MKKTLRILFLLLLVLLALGLAVTLLHVHDEEALEAGPTAAAGTGDAALVQRGAYLARAGNCIACHTARGGAPYAGGRAIETPFGTLYASNLTPDARTGLGSWNAAEFWRAMHHGRSRDGRLLYPAFPYPNYTTVTREDSDALFAYLKSLPPVAQPTPAHQLRFPFDSQLALAAWRVMFFRPGSYQPEPQRSAQWNRGAYLVRGLGHCNACHAARNVFGATSERLELSGGLIPMQNWYAPSLSDAGEAGVASWPVEDVVALLQSGVSPHGSAMGPMAEVVYSSTQHLSAADLRAVAVFLKELPQAPARPPASVAAAEPAELARGGKIYEAQCLQCHGASGEGAPRAYPALSGNRAVTLGTPANLIQVVLHGGFAPSTASNPRPYGMPPFTHVLDDAEIASVLTYIRQSWGNQAAPVSQLDVLRFRQGRGE
- a CDS encoding c-type cytochrome; this encodes MPAPLLLRLAGGLSAGLLSMSPAGAAPAAAPGQVPDTIAQRAAACTTCHGKEGRATNQGYFPRIAGKPAGYLYNQLVNFREGRRHYPLMTYLVEHLSDAYLMEIAQHFASLDLPYPPPQTSGAPAAQLEHGRRLVQQGDPARQLPACVACHGNALTGVKPSIPGLLGVPRDYLNGQLGAWKNAQRRAHAPDCMAKIASQLTPEDIAAVSTWLSSQPVPADAKPVAALPQALPVACGGVGAQ
- a CDS encoding alpha/beta fold hydrolase, whose product is MIGITPWHALDDLRRWTGLGLDAAGLAPRQTPSTDVLNEPGLRLRRYPANGAGGAALLLVPAPIKRHYIWDLHPGCSVVAHAQRRGLDVWLSEWTEASPEDGLDRYVSHLARCVDTIEAATGQVPHLAGHSLGGTLAALHATRHPDRLRALVLLEAPLHFAQDAGAFAPLLQATPSATPMAAALGRVPGSVLNAAAVLASPKEFIWQRRAAGLAAAARGGEALRTYLMALRWSLDELALPGRLFAEVVDGLYRQDRLMRGELELLGQRVRPADLRAPLATVVDPRADAIPPASGLAFHHAASSADKLVLSYDGDPDVLLQHVGSLTGESAHRRLWPALFDWLARTSAPA
- a CDS encoding SDR family oxidoreductase encodes the protein MQERDLRGATVVLTGASSGIGRAAAIAFARAGANLVLASRRDAALREVAAECEPFGVETLVVPTDVTSADAMHDLAESAFARFGAIDVWINNAGVGAVGPFTDTPAEAHEQVIRTNLIGHLHGAHAVLPYFQSQRSGVLINTISVGGWAPAPYAVAYSASKFGLRGFSEALRGELTRWPGIHVCDVFPAFIDTPGLRHGANYIGKLIKPLPPLYDPQRVANAMVSLARRPRRSVTVGGAATVIRLGHFLAPGLTTWMMGRLTESYFRRAQPVPRTHGNLFEPPPQGGGIYGGFRSPALRRAVPAAGVLLLAGTALALYLQRRR
- a CDS encoding cyanophycinase, whose amino-acid sequence is MTSSPSSPAGHLVIIGGAEDRTESKSILQRFVDLAGHGKVLVITAASTEPEEMWKTYREAFGELGVQDCEHVKILTREDADQAALAAKVEAAGGVFMTGGDQKRLLALLGGTELCKTMRNAYAEQGLCVGGTSAGASALSEHMLSRSAADVHPEREAACLGVGLGFVADAVIDQHFSERQRLGRLLAAVAHNPKLVGVGIDENTALVVHGGRGLEVVGDGAVTLMDGRDMGFDFLEREDGSALQLADVRVHLLPASARHFPDDQAPSQNVSPRIRDLVSGLCKVQTL
- a CDS encoding NAD(P)/FAD-dependent oxidoreductase, whose product is MNDSSPLHDCLIIGAGPAGLMAGIYLRRFHRDVRILDAGASRAKRIPTSHNCPGFPDGVSGHELLQRLRQQLEGCGGCVESGQVQQLRRDAGDGVFTAQAGARVWRSRSVVLATGVVDVEPQLPGIDALRGRALLRYCPICDGFEFSGQRIGVVGRGRHGAREALFVRNYSARVTLLCLQPGDRPDAEALGWLQEAQVRVLDGPFTGVEESAEGAATAVAEDGQRHGFDVLYAALGSTARSELASQLGAAMDASGCLTVDSHLRTSVEGLYAAGDVVSSLDQVAVALGQAAIAAAAIHNSLPPRRQPAG